A region of Roseobacter litoralis Och 149 DNA encodes the following proteins:
- a CDS encoding peroxidase-related enzyme (This protein belongs to a clade of uncharacterized proteins related to peroxidases such as the alkylhydroperoxidase AhpD.), whose translation MARVIHKFTRNVPHWQPRLTPVKLAEATPEQLEALQVTPSNTKVSDYVLTLAHDVESLKVRSPLFNAIMYDAGGLSRSERELGALAASMVNRCIYCAAVHADRHAKIEKDTTTTDALFAAGEKADLNPRERAIFDFARKSAEAPPTAGKADMEALRQAGLSDAEILDLILSAALFGWANRLMHVLGDPVRKTEDA comes from the coding sequence ATGGCCCGTGTCATTCATAAATTCACCCGCAATGTACCGCATTGGCAGCCACGTCTGACGCCGGTCAAACTGGCCGAGGCCACGCCGGAACAGCTTGAGGCGCTTCAGGTCACGCCGTCAAATACCAAAGTGTCGGATTATGTGCTGACGCTGGCGCATGACGTGGAAAGCCTCAAGGTGCGTTCGCCTTTGTTCAACGCGATCATGTATGACGCTGGCGGGTTGTCGCGCTCGGAACGCGAGTTGGGCGCGCTGGCGGCATCCATGGTCAACCGCTGCATCTATTGTGCGGCTGTGCATGCGGATCGTCATGCCAAGATCGAGAAAGACACGACGACAACGGATGCCCTGTTCGCCGCGGGCGAAAAGGCCGATCTGAATCCCAGAGAACGGGCGATATTCGACTTCGCCCGCAAGTCAGCAGAGGCACCGCCCACCGCCGGCAAGGCGGATATGGAGGCGTTGCGGCAGGCCGGTTTGTCGGATGCGGAAATCCTTGATCTGATCCTGTCGGCGGCTCTTTTTGGTTGGGCCAACCGTTTGATGCACGTGCTCGGTGATCCTGTGCGCAAGACGGAGGACGCATGA
- a CDS encoding NAD/NADP octopine/nopaline dehydrogenase family protein yields the protein MSDAVRIGITGAGSVAFGTAALLHQQGHDPMLWSPSGAGTEALKTAPLQASGAIEVTFEPRIAGSAAELARENDILLLALPAYGHKAVMDALAPHIRDGQHVIISSHASLGAVYMMQLLAARGIKAPITAWGTTVVTGRRQTGSAVQVNTVRKRVDLCTVPDTQSDRALDECKRLFGDRFQQRDGLLAISLSNLNPQNHMGIALGNITRMERGETWSQGQNVTPTVGRLLEQLDLERLAIAEALGLQVKTIFEHFHLSFHVPVASISEMNQQMHAQGNGGTGPASADSRYVTEDVPYGLQLTAVLGQLAGIPAPLHEAGIAIFSAMYGRDFSKENALLAALELDKFTLDDLTQAARTGLLGTAPSVPQ from the coding sequence ATGAGCGACGCGGTACGCATAGGGATCACCGGGGCAGGTTCGGTTGCCTTTGGCACCGCTGCATTGTTGCACCAGCAAGGGCATGATCCGATGCTCTGGTCCCCTTCCGGTGCCGGGACCGAGGCGCTGAAAACTGCACCACTGCAGGCTTCGGGCGCAATTGAGGTCACGTTCGAACCGCGCATCGCGGGTTCTGCCGCGGAACTGGCGCGGGAAAACGACATTCTGCTGCTGGCCCTGCCCGCCTATGGGCACAAGGCGGTCATGGACGCGCTGGCACCGCATATCCGCGACGGACAGCATGTCATCATTTCCTCCCATGCATCCCTGGGGGCGGTCTATATGATGCAACTGCTGGCGGCGCGCGGCATCAAAGCGCCCATTACCGCATGGGGGACGACGGTCGTGACCGGCAGGCGGCAGACCGGCAGTGCCGTGCAGGTCAATACCGTGCGCAAACGCGTTGATCTTTGCACCGTGCCTGACACGCAGTCGGATCGCGCCCTTGATGAGTGCAAACGGCTTTTCGGCGACCGGTTCCAGCAGCGCGACGGGTTGCTGGCGATCTCCCTGTCCAACCTCAACCCGCAAAACCACATGGGCATCGCCCTTGGCAACATCACCCGAATGGAGCGGGGCGAGACATGGAGCCAAGGCCAGAATGTGACCCCAACCGTGGGGCGGTTGCTGGAGCAGCTTGATCTGGAACGGCTTGCCATTGCCGAGGCGCTGGGGTTGCAGGTCAAGACCATATTCGAGCACTTCCATCTGAGTTTTCATGTGCCCGTGGCCTCGATTTCCGAGATGAACCAACAGATGCACGCGCAGGGCAATGGCGGCACCGGACCTGCCAGTGCCGACAGTCGATATGTGACCGAAGATGTGCCCTATGGGTTGCAACTGACCGCTGTTCTGGGCCAGCTTGCCGGGATACCTGCGCCGCTGCATGAGGCGGGGATCGCGATATTTTCCGCCATGTACGGCCGTGATTTCAGTAAGGAGAATGCGCTTTTGGCAGCACTGGAGCTGGATAAGTTTACCCTTGATGACCTGACGCAGGCCGCCCGTACCGGCCTGCTCGGGACGGCACCATCGGTGCCACAATAA
- a CDS encoding ABC transporter substrate-binding protein: MTKLIYDRRRFLGTAAMTGVALASPAYLRRASASGGEVNIWTYNDFVPAAFKDQFEAETGIKVNVRLVDDQGKQFNLLAAEAPNPTVDIMTVAGHRFLQFIDSELLAPLDTDRLANWGNINPTFSESDWATINGNKWGAPILSGMEVLSYNTDLVSADEVKSWNALFSEKFKGQTAYIIQDMMSIIMLKMGYDGNMVAYMDDPEKAAAIVEEAKQFLIEHKPLVRKYYDSGAEIQQMFVNQDIALGHSWNGPAAALINDGFPLAMTIPEEGSYGFVYTYNIANNAPNVDNAYTFINAILASPEIGAAMTKASGFISTYKDASNHLTDLEKKSTAFPDEELARLQFFRAEANKMKYELVDPAVEAVKAA; this comes from the coding sequence ATGACGAAACTGATTTACGACCGCCGCCGCTTTCTGGGCACTGCTGCGATGACGGGTGTGGCGCTTGCCAGCCCGGCGTATCTGCGCCGTGCCTCCGCTTCGGGCGGGGAGGTCAACATCTGGACCTATAACGATTTTGTGCCCGCCGCCTTCAAGGACCAGTTCGAAGCTGAAACCGGCATTAAGGTCAACGTCCGCCTCGTGGACGATCAGGGCAAGCAGTTCAACCTGCTGGCCGCCGAAGCCCCGAACCCGACGGTCGATATCATGACGGTTGCCGGGCACCGGTTCCTGCAGTTCATCGACAGCGAATTGCTGGCACCGCTGGATACCGACCGTCTGGCGAATTGGGGCAACATCAACCCGACGTTCTCCGAAAGCGACTGGGCCACGATCAACGGCAACAAATGGGGCGCGCCGATCCTGTCGGGCATGGAGGTTCTGTCCTACAACACCGATCTGGTGAGCGCGGATGAAGTCAAAAGCTGGAACGCTCTGTTCTCCGAGAAATTCAAAGGTCAAACCGCCTATATCATTCAGGACATGATGTCGATCATCATGCTCAAGATGGGCTATGACGGTAATATGGTCGCCTATATGGACGATCCGGAAAAAGCCGCCGCCATCGTCGAAGAGGCCAAGCAATTCCTGATCGAGCATAAACCGCTGGTGCGCAAATACTACGACAGCGGTGCCGAAATTCAGCAGATGTTCGTCAATCAGGACATCGCGCTTGGTCATAGCTGGAACGGCCCTGCGGCTGCCTTGATCAACGATGGCTTCCCGCTGGCGATGACTATCCCCGAGGAAGGGTCCTACGGCTTTGTCTATACCTATAATATCGCCAACAACGCGCCGAATGTGGACAACGCCTATACGTTCATCAATGCGATCCTCGCCTCGCCCGAGATCGGCGCGGCCATGACCAAGGCATCGGGCTTTATCTCGACCTACAAGGATGCATCGAACCACCTCACGGATCTGGAAAAGAAATCAACGGCCTTCCCGGATGAGGAACTGGCCAGATTGCAGTTCTTCCGCGCTGAGGCG
- a CDS encoding NAD(P)-binding domain-containing protein: MTVKDFSPIDAMGLPALEGRIKEDLAFLCYPGKAWVPQREGVTDVVIIGGGMCGMVAWLGLATGGIQNVRVLDRAETGREGPWLSYARMETLRSPKMLTGPAFGHGALTFQAWYRAQFGAAKWDALDKIPRPMWMAYLQWYRTVLEVPVENGISVDHVEPEGDLLRLTVTGAETPTILTRKLIFATGRDGTGGANIPDFIKHLPGHLWAHSADEIDFTRLAGKRVAVIGVGASAVDNAAEALEHGAAEVRHLIRRKEMPTINKMMGIGSFGFTAGFADLPDEWRWRFMQYSFATQTPPPHGSTLRVSRHENAYFHFGKATTRIDPQGDGAIIHFADGTFYEADFVILGTGFVIDPMARREFGDTAGDILLWQDVYTPPEDEKSGDLGRFPYLNPDFTFREKQPGTAPWLANVYCFNYGASASLGKVSGDIPGISEGAAWLSRAVAAKLYAEDIAAHWEGIQAYDTPELKGDEWEATPLDAHPEPQKGRVA; the protein is encoded by the coding sequence ATGACGGTTAAGGATTTCTCGCCAATCGACGCCATGGGTTTGCCCGCACTTGAAGGTCGGATCAAGGAAGATCTGGCGTTTTTGTGCTATCCCGGCAAAGCATGGGTGCCGCAGCGCGAGGGCGTCACCGATGTGGTCATCATCGGCGGCGGCATGTGTGGCATGGTCGCGTGGCTGGGGCTGGCGACGGGCGGCATCCAGAATGTGCGTGTTCTTGACCGGGCAGAGACCGGGCGCGAAGGTCCATGGCTGAGCTATGCGCGGATGGAGACGCTGCGCTCGCCCAAGATGCTGACCGGTCCTGCATTCGGGCACGGCGCCTTGACGTTTCAGGCATGGTATCGCGCGCAATTCGGGGCCGCGAAATGGGATGCGCTGGATAAAATTCCGCGACCGATGTGGATGGCCTATCTGCAATGGTATCGCACCGTGCTGGAGGTTCCGGTGGAAAACGGCATCTCGGTTGATCATGTGGAGCCAGAGGGCGATTTGCTGCGCCTCACCGTCACGGGGGCCGAAACACCAACGATCCTGACCCGCAAACTGATCTTTGCGACGGGTCGGGATGGGACGGGGGGGGCGAATATCCCTGATTTCATCAAGCACCTGCCGGGCCATCTTTGGGCGCATAGTGCGGATGAAATCGACTTTACCCGGCTTGCGGGCAAGCGGGTCGCGGTTATCGGTGTCGGGGCCTCTGCCGTGGACAACGCCGCCGAAGCGCTGGAGCATGGGGCTGCCGAAGTGCGCCACCTGATCCGCCGCAAGGAAATGCCGACGATCAACAAGATGATGGGCATCGGCAGTTTTGGGTTCACAGCGGGGTTTGCTGATCTGCCGGATGAATGGCGTTGGCGCTTCATGCAATACAGCTTTGCAACCCAGACCCCGCCGCCGCACGGCTCGACCCTGCGGGTCAGCCGCCATGAGAACGCCTATTTCCATTTCGGCAAGGCCACGACCCGGATCGACCCGCAGGGCGACGGAGCGATCATTCATTTCGCCGATGGCACCTTTTACGAAGCGGATTTCGTCATTCTGGGCACCGGTTTCGTGATCGACCCCATGGCGCGGCGCGAATTCGGGGACACAGCGGGTGACATACTGCTGTGGCAGGACGTGTACACTCCGCCGGAGGATGAAAAATCAGGTGATCTTGGCCGGTTCCCCTATTTGAACCCGGACTTTACGTTTCGCGAAAAACAGCCCGGCACGGCCCCATGGCTCGCCAACGTCTATTGTTTCAACTACGGGGCTTCGGCCAGTCTGGGCAAGGTCAGCGGGGATATTCCCGGTATCAGCGAGGGCGCGGCCTGGTTGTCGCGCGCCGTGGCGGCAAAGCTATATGCCGAGGATATCGCGGCGCATTGGGAGGGCATCCAGGCTTACGACACGCCCGAACTGAAAGGCGACGAGTGGGAGGCGACCCCCCTTGATGCCCATCCAGAGCCGCAAAAAGGGCGCGTCGCATGA
- a CDS encoding MFS transporter codes for MSSPLSSPTFRRLFAAQICSLIGVGLLTVALSLAAFRIGGAAAGGQILGLLLALKMVAYVMLAPLAETLLSGVSRKRAMVSLDMGRLLLLLPMAFVTQPWQVAMLAFAFFVLAAGFTPLFQSVIPDILPQEAAYTKALAWSRVAYTTEAVMSPVIAAVMLKIVAGEALFYAAALAFAGSVLALLLTRFPTGTQAPRKGPFLKRVGHGFWIYSHTPRLRGLFLLNLSLSLSMAWVLVNSVVYAGTRLGDSEHYFPILMACYGAGAALGAVTVPRLLTRISERRAMILGALGFAGVGVAFSLLPAPQMPFLGAVWVAFGVASSLVLTPGGLVITKSAAQKDRASVFAAQFSASHAGWLIAYPLAGWLGSLLSLETALLYLSLISIVLTLIALRVWPVDDPLDLAHSHPELPDDHPHLQQVPAYSAQHRHTHAFRIDELHPIWTERSV; via the coding sequence TTGAGCAGCCCGCTTTCCAGCCCGACGTTTCGTCGACTATTCGCCGCGCAGATCTGCTCCTTGATCGGAGTCGGGTTGCTCACGGTCGCGCTGTCGCTTGCGGCGTTTCGGATTGGCGGCGCCGCTGCGGGCGGGCAAATTCTAGGGCTGCTGCTGGCGCTGAAAATGGTGGCCTATGTCATGCTCGCGCCGCTTGCAGAAACCCTGTTATCAGGGGTTTCGCGCAAGCGCGCAATGGTATCGCTGGACATGGGGCGTCTGCTGTTGCTTTTGCCCATGGCCTTTGTCACGCAACCTTGGCAAGTCGCCATGCTGGCCTTTGCGTTTTTCGTGCTGGCCGCCGGGTTCACGCCGTTGTTCCAATCGGTGATCCCGGACATTTTGCCTCAGGAGGCCGCCTATACCAAAGCGCTGGCGTGGTCGCGCGTCGCCTACACGACGGAAGCCGTCATGAGCCCGGTCATTGCAGCGGTCATGCTCAAGATCGTGGCGGGGGAGGCTCTGTTTTACGCCGCTGCACTTGCTTTTGCAGGTTCTGTGCTGGCGCTGTTGCTGACACGCTTTCCAACCGGCACACAAGCCCCCCGCAAAGGGCCGTTCCTGAAACGGGTCGGCCATGGGTTTTGGATCTACAGTCACACACCGCGTCTACGGGGATTATTTCTGTTGAACCTGTCGCTCTCCCTGTCCATGGCATGGGTGCTGGTCAACTCCGTGGTTTATGCGGGCACGCGACTGGGCGATTCCGAACATTACTTTCCCATCCTGATGGCCTGTTACGGCGCTGGTGCAGCTTTGGGGGCTGTCACCGTACCGAGATTGCTGACCCGCATCAGCGAACGCCGGGCGATGATCCTAGGGGCATTGGGTTTTGCGGGTGTTGGTGTCGCCTTTTCACTCCTGCCCGCGCCGCAAATGCCGTTTCTGGGCGCGGTCTGGGTGGCCTTTGGTGTGGCATCGTCCCTCGTGCTGACACCCGGCGGTTTGGTGATCACCAAGTCTGCGGCTCAAAAGGATCGCGCTTCGGTATTTGCTGCTCAGTTTTCTGCCAGCCATGCCGGTTGGCTGATTGCCTATCCGTTGGCCGGCTGGTTGGGTAGCTTGCTGTCGCTCGAAACGGCTCTATTGTATCTTTCATTGATATCGATCGTTCTGACACTGATTGCGCTTCGGGTGTGGCCTGTGGATGATCCTCTGGATCTGGCGCACAGCCATCCGGAATTGCCAGACGATCATCCGCATCTACAACAGGTGCCCGCCTATAGCGCGCAGCACCGCCACACACACGCTTTTCGCATCGACGAGCTGCATCCGATCTGGACAGAGCGGTCGGTTTGA